Below is a genomic region from Actinomyces weissii.
GTGGTGCCCGGCGGCTCCACGGGCAGCGGGGGCTCGGCCGGGCTCACCTGTCCGTCCTAGCCTCGGTCAGCGGGAGGGCCAGGTCAGGGGAGTCGCCGGCGGCCAGGTGGACCGTCGCGTACCAGGCAGTCAGGTGGGGGCCCAGGTCAGTGGTGCTGGGTGACCAGGAGGCGCGTACCTCCGCCTGGGCGGAGGCGCTGGACAGCTCCAGACCCCCAAAGGTGTCCGAGACGACCCGGGTCACGGTGCCGACCAGGGCCCGGTAGCCGGCCCCGGCCTGCTCCAGGCTGTCAGTCAGCCAGGACCAGGCCGCCCGGCCCAGGGCGCCGTCGGAGGCCATAGAGTCCTCAATGCGGGTGCGCACCTGCACCACCACCCGCAGGTCACCGTCCCAGGCGGCCTGGCTGGCGGGGTCGTGCAGCACCACGAAACGGCCGCTGGCCGCCTCCTGCCCGTCTACCTGGTGGAAGGTGCTGGCCGTGATAGCCGCGGAGAAAGGGGCGATGCGTGCCGGGCCGGGAACTTCCTCGACGTGCATCTGGCGGGGGAGTGGGGCGTGACGCAGGGAGGACAGAACCTCCTGGAAGCGTTCCGGCGTATCGGTCATGCCGACGCCTGTCTCCTGGTGGTTGATTGTGGTCACAACGCTCAGGCTATCTGGGAAGGTTGTTTCGTGCAGGGCGCACACGCCGCAAATAGGACCGACGTGGTTTCGGGGTTCTCCCCAAAGCGTCCGTACCCAGAAAGGCCGAGGCTGTGAGCGAGGCCATGGGACGCAGGTGGACAGCGGTTTGTGCTGCTGTACGATCTCTGTTAACTTCCTCCTGCACCCGTTGAGCGGGTGCCTGCGGATGTGGCTCAGTTGGTAGAGCATCACCTTGCCAAGGTGAGGGTCGCGGGTTCGAGTCCCGTCATCCGCTCGGGCGATTGGCGCAGCGGTAGCGCGCTTCCCTGACACGGAAGAGGTCACTGGTTCGATCCCAGTATCGCCCACCAGTGGCAGGGCCGGGACTCGGGTAGTCCGGCCCTTTCTTCATGTCTATCCTGCGTAGTGCAGGAATGGCTCAGAAGATATTGGATGGTGCGCATGAACCCTGGACCCTACGGACTACGTCGGCTGCTCCGCCCCACGACCCCTGACGAGCCCAGCCAGTTCGGCCGCCGGGTGGCCCGTACCCGTTCCGGCAGGCCCTTCCGCCTGCTGCTGCTCGGTGGGGACATCGGGGCCCTGTCCCAGGCCCGCTCCTTCTACGAGGCCTACGGCGTGCCCGCGGCGGTCGTGGCACGGGCCGTGACGCCCCACCACACCGGCTCCTCCATGTTCGACCTGCGCTACGACGACGGCCTGGGAACCGCGGAGGGCCTGGTGCGTGTCGTCAACGAGGTAGCCGCCCTGGACCCCACCACCCTGCTGGTGTCCACCTCCTTCGACCAGTACGTGGTGGAGCTGGCCACCCACCGGGAGCGGCTGGCTGGCAACGTCGTCGTGCCCTACGCGACGGCGGAGGCGATCAGCACCGCCGTCAACAAGGTGGAGTTCTCCCGCCTGGCCCAGGAGGTCGGCATGACCCACCCGCGCACCCTGGTGCTCAAGGGGGGCAGCGGCCAGGTCCCCGACATCGACTCCCTGGGCTACCCGCTGATCGGCAAGCCGGCAGACGGCGACGAGCTGGAGGCCGCCGGGATGGAGGGCCTGGAGAAGGTCTTCGTCCTGCGGGAGAGGGCGCAGGTGGACGACCTGCTGCGCCGTATAGAGGAGTGTGGCTTCACCGGCGAGTTCCTCTTCCAGGAGCGCGTGCCCGGCTCCGACAACCAGATGCGCATCCTCACCTCCTACCGGGACACTGCCGGCCGCCTGCGCCTGTGCTCCTACGGGCACTCGGTGATCGAGGAGCACGACCCGCGCCTGCGCGGCAACCCCGCCGTGATCCGCACCGGGCTGGAGCCGGGGGAGGTCGGGCAGCAGGTGGGCCGCCTGCTGGAGCGCCTGGACTGGGTGGGCTACGCGAACTTCGACATCAAGGTGGACCCGCGCGACGGCGCCGGGCACGTCTTCGAGCTCAACCCCCGGCTGGGGCGCTCCAACTACTACCTGAACGTCTCGGGCACCAACCCCGTGGAGCTGCTGGTGGAGGACTGGGTCGGTGAGGGCGGCCAGCACCTGGAGCTGCGCACCGACCGGCGCGGCCTGTACCTGGTGGTCCCGGTGGCGCTGGCCCTGGCCTACGGGCACGGCGTGCGCCTGGCCATGCTGGCCTCCCTGCTCAGCGGCCAGGTCCGCAACCCCCTGGTCAAGGTCTGGGCCGGGGCCCGGCGCCAGGACCTGGCCCGGGCCTGGTACATGACCCTGTCCACCCTCAACCAGTACAGGCGCTTCCACCGCTTCTACCCCCTGGGGCAGGCGCGTCGGGAGCGGAAGGAGGCGCAGTGAGCGTCAGGCAGCGTCGCACGGCCGGGGTCCTGGGCGGCCTCGGTCCGCTGGCCACCATCGAGTTCATGAGCATGGTGGCCGCCCGCACGGTGGCCCGGGTGGAGCAGGAGCACGCGGACCTGGTGGTCACCCAGCGCTCCTCCACCCCGGACCGCACCGCCGCCATCCTGGGGCGGGGCCCCTCCCCGGCCCCGGTCATGGCGGCGGACGCCCGGCGGCTGGAGGCGGCCGGGGCGGAGTTCATCGTCATCCCCTGCAACACCGCCTCCAGGTTCCTGGGCGCGGTCGAGCAGGCCGTGAGCATCCCCGTGCTCTCGATCGTCGAGGAGACCCTGGCTGAGGTGCGCCGTCGCCTGCCCCAGGCCCGCCGGATCGGGCTCATGGCCACCGACGGCACGCTCAGCTCGCGCGTCTACCACGACGCCGCCGCGCAGGCGGGGCTGGAGGTGCTCGTGCCGGACGAGACCACCCAGGCCCGGGTCATGGCCATGATCTACGAGGGCGTCAAGGTGGGGCGGCCGGTGCCCCGCCAGGAGCTCATGGCCTGCGTGGAGGTGCTGCTGGGCGCCGGGGCCGACGCCGTCGTCACCGGCTGCACCGAGCTGTCCGTGCTGTGCTCCCGGTACGGGGCCGACTCCGGGCAGGTGGTGGACTCCCTGGCCGCCCTGGCACGCCGTACCGTGCTGGAGTGCGGCTGCGAGCTGGCCTGACCCGCCCGCAGCATTCCCAGGGCGCTCCGCCTTCAGCAGGCCTGAGCCGCCCGAGCCCGCTAGGCTCTTACAGAACCAGAACCAAGGCATCGGAGGATGACGTGGGGACCAACCCTGAGACCGCGGACCGGACCGAGACCCTGCGCCGCGTGGACGCCAAGCAGATGCGCATCGCGGCCGGCTGCACGCCGGTGGCGATCGAGCAGACCGAGGCCTGGGAGCGCTTCGAGCGCAGCCAGGGGCGCCCCGTGTGGGGCCGCTACCTCTACGAGGAGGGGGAGAAGGCGGTGGCCACCATCGCCCTGTACCCCTACAAGCTGGGCGGCAGCCACTTCCTGTGGGCCAAGCACGGCCCCACCTGGTTCCGGGAGCAGTCCCCGCAGCGGGAGGCCCACCTGCGCCGTCTGCTGGTCCAGGAGGTCCGCCGCCGCGAGCCCTCCGTGGTCTTTATCCGCATGCACGCCCGCTACCAGGCCCCGGACCTGCACGAGCTGGCCAGCACCATCACCTACGACCGCACCTACGTGATCGACCTGAGCGGCAAGACCCCTGAGGCGATCAGTGACGCCATGCCGCGGGACGGCCGCCGGGGCGTGCGCCGCGCCCAGCGGGTCGCGCAGGAGGCGGGCTGCACCATCGCGGAGGAGACCGGCCTGAGCCGCGCCGAGTTCGCGGAGGTATACGAGGTGCTGGCCGAGACCGCCCGCCGGGACGGCTTCAGCGCCCACCCCATGCAGACCTACTGGAGCTTCCTGAACGCCCTGGGACCCGAGCACGCCCGCCTGTTCGTGCTGCGCAAGGACGGCGTGCCCCACGCCTGGGACATCGTGACCACCGTGGGCAAGGACGCGGTGGTGCCCTACGGAGCCTCCTCCAACGAGTCCCGCAAGTTCCGGGCTGCCGAGGCCCTGGACTGGTGGGTGGCCTGCCAGCTGGCCCAGGAGGGCTTCCGCGGCATGGACCTGATGGGGGCGGACTCGGCCCGCGTGCCCGAGCTCTACACGGTGGGCCAGTACAAGCGCCGCTACGCCCAGCACCCCACTGAGGTCGACGGCGCCTGGGACGTCCCCGTGCGCCCGGCCCTGTACCAGGGCCTGCTGGCCGCCAAGAAGGGCCGTGACCTGGCCCGTGGGCTCAGAGAGCGCGTGCTGCGCTGAGGCGCAGGCCGGGCCGGTGCCGCTCGGGGCGCCAGCGCGCTCTGGCTGCCTGCCGGTAGGGCAGGCGGCAGAGCAGGACGGCGCTAGCAGGCGGGTAGACTCAGGCCGACCCGGGGCACCCGTACAGCCCCGGGAGGTCAAGAGCACAAGGAGCACCCGCATGGCTGAGCAGCCCAGCATGAACATCACCCTCGACGGCGTCCCGCGCCAGGTCACGCCGGGCACCACCGGGACCGAGCTCTTTGAGACCGACCGTGAGGTCGTGGCCATGCGGGTGGACGGCGAGCCCTGGGACCTGTCCCGGCAGCTGCCGGCCGGGGCCGCCGTCGAGCCCATCACCCTGTCCAGTCCCACGGGCCTGGAGATCCTGCGCCACTCCTGCACCCACGTGATGGCGCAGGCCGTCCAGGAGGTCTTCCCGGAGGTGAACCTGGGCATCGGCCCCTTCATCACCGACGGCTTCTACTACGACTTCGGGGGGATCGACGCCGTCACCCCCGAGCTGCTGCGCGAGATCGAGAAGCGCATGAAGCGCATCGTCAAGGAGGGCCAGACCTTCCGGCGGCGCGACATCTCTGAGCAGGAGGGGCGGGCCGAGCTGGCCGACCAGCCCTACAAGCTCGAGCTCATCACCACCAAGGGGCAGGGCGCAGAGGCCTCCGCCAGCGTGGAGGTGGGGGCTGGCGGCCTGACCATCTACGACAACGTGCGCCGCGACGGCACCGTGGCCTGGAAGGACCTGTGCCGCGGCCCCCACCTGCCCTCCACCCGGCACATCGGCCAGGGCTTTGCCCTGACCAAGTTCTCCTCCGCCTACTGGAAGGGTGACCAGAACGGCGACTCCCTGCAGCGCATCTACGGCACCGCCTGGGCCAGCAAGGAGGACCTCAAGGCCTACCAGGAGCGCCTCAAGGAGGCCGAGCGCCGCGACCACCGCCGTCTGGGCGCCGAGCTGGACCTGTTCTCCTTCCCCGAGGAGCTGGGGGCGGGCCTGCCCGTCTTCCACCCCAAGGGTGGTGTGCTCAAGCGGGTCATGGAGGACTACGTGCGCCAGGCCCACGTTGACAACGGCTTCCTGTACGTGGGCACCCCCCACATCTCCCGGGAGGGGCTGTTCCACACCTCCGGGCACCTGCCCTACTACGCCGATGGCATGTTCCCGCCCATGGACGACGACGGTCAGGCCTACTACCTCAAGGCCATGAACTGCCCCATGCACAACCTGATCTTCAAGAGCCGGGGACGCTCCTACCGGGAGCTGCCCCTGCGCTTCTTCGAGTTCGGCACCGTCTACCGCAACGAGAAGTCCGGGGTGCTGCAGGGCCTGACCCGGGTGCGCTCCATCACCCAGGACGACTCCCACTCCTACTGCACGCCCGAGCAGGCCCCCGACGAGGTGCGCCACCTGCTGAGCTTTGTGCTGACCCTCCTGGCGGACTTCGGCCTGGACGACTTTTACCTGGAGGTCTCCACGCGGGACGAGGACGGCCGCAAGAAGGAGAAGTTCATCGGCACCGACGAGCAGTGGGACAGCGCCACCCGCATCCTGGAGGAGATCGCGCAGCAGTGTGCGGCCGAGCACGGGCTGCAGGTGGTCGCCGACCCGGGCGGCGCCGCCTTCTACGGGCCCAAGATCTCGGTCCAGGCCAAGGACGCGATCGGCCGCACCTGGCAGATGTCCACCGTCCAGTACGACTTCAACCAGCCCGAGCGTTTCGGCCTGGAGTACACCGCCGCCGACGGCAGCCACCAGCGGCCGGTCATGATCCACGCCGCCAAGTTCGGGGCCCTGGAGCGCTTTATCGGCGTGCTCACCGAGCACTACGCGGGGGCCTTCCCCGCCTGGCTGGCCCCGGTGCAGGTGCGCCTGGTGCCCGTGGCGGAGGCCTTCGACGGCTACGTGGACGAGGTCGCCGCCCAGCTGCGTGCCCAGGGCCTGCGCGTGGAGACCGACCACTCCGACGACCGCTTCGGCAAGAAGATCCGCAACGCCGCCAAGGACAAGGTGCCCTTCACCCTGATCGCGGGCGGGGAGGACGTCGAGGCCGGGGCCGTCTCCTTCCGCTTCCGTGACGGCAGCCAGGCCAACGGGGTGCCCGTGGCGCAGGCGGTGGCCCATATCGCCCGGGTGGTGGCTGAGCGCGTCAACGACCCGGCGGGGGAGAAGCTCAGCCGTGACTGAGCAGCCCGCACCCGGTGCCGTGCCCGCAGCCGGTACGGCCCCTTTCCAGGGGGCCGTGGTGGACGGCGTGCGGGTGGAGCTGCCCTTCCAGCACCCGCAGGCCCCGGAGCCTTTCGGCCGCCTGTGGACCCCGCACCGCATGGTCTACATCGGGGGGCAGGACAAGCCCAAGGACGCCTCCGTCTCCCAGTGCCCGTTCTGCGCGGCCCCGGGTAGGGCCGACGAGGAGGCCCTGGTGGTGCACCGGGGGGAGAGCGCCTACGTGCTGATGAACCTCTACCCCTACAACACCGGCCACCTGCTGGTGTGCCCCTACCGGCACTTCCCGGACTGGACCCAGGCCACCGTGCAGGAGCGCGCCGAGATCGGGGTGCTGACCGCCCGGGCCATGGAGGTGGTGCGGCACGTGGCCCACCCCCACGGCTTCAACCTGGGCATGAACCAGGGGGAGGTGGCCGGGGCGGGTATCTCCGCCCACCTGCACCAGCACGTCGTGCCCCGGTGGACCGGGGACGCCAACTTCATGCCGTTGATCGGCAGGACCAAACCGGTGCCCCAGCTGCTGGGGGAGCAGCGCGAGCTGCTCGCCCAGGCCTGGGACCAGGCTCCCAGCAGCAGCCACTGAGCCCGCACCCCCTGAGGAAGGTGATCCCAGAACATGCTCGGACAGCACGGACGCAGCCTCACCAAGGCCCTGTTCACCCGGCCCGCCCTGGCCCTGGCCCGGCTGGGGGTCACCCCCAACATGCTCACGGTCACCGGGACGGTGCTCACCGTCTCGATCGCTGTGGCCACCCTGCCCCAGGGGCGCTTCCTGCTGGGCACCGGCCTGCTGGCCCTGGCGGTGGCGGGGGACTCCTTTGACGGGATCCTGGCCCGGGCCACCGGCAGGACCTCGGTGTTCGGTGGCTTCCTGGACTCCACCATGGACCGGGTAGCCGACGGCGCCATCTTCGGCTCCCTGGCCGCCTGGGCGGCCCTGCACCTGGAGGCGGGCCCGCTGCGCACCACCACCCTGGCCCTGGCCCTGGCCAGCGTGGTGCTCGCCGAGGTGGTCTCCTACACCCGCGCCAAGGCCGAGTCCCTGGGGGCCAGCGCCGCGGTAGGGGTGGCTGAGCGCACCGACCGGCTGGTCGTGGCCGCCGTCGGGGTGGTGGCGGTGGGCCTGGGCGCCCCCAGCTGGGTGCTTACCGCCGCCCTGGGCCTGGTGGCTGCGGGCTCGCTGGTGACCGTGGTCCAGCGGGTGGCCACCACCAAGCGGCAGCTCGACGCCCGCGAGGCCCCGGAGGCGCCTGCGGCACAGGAGGCGGCCCGGTGAGACGCCCCGGTGTCCAGGACGCCTACCGCCTGGCCTGGCGGCACCTGGGGCGGCTGCCCGCGCCCGTGGGGCGGGGCCTGTTCAACCTGGGGGCCGACGCCGCCTGGGCGCTGCACCGCCTGCGCGGGGGAGAGCCGGGCGTGGGCCAGCTGGAACGCAACCTGGCACGCATCATGCCCCCGCAGTCCGACGGCGCCCTGCGCCGCGCCTCACGGGCCGCCATGCGTTCCTACCTGCGCTACTTCTACGAGGCCTTCACCCTGGCCTCGCTCAAGCCGGAGCAGCTGCGCCACCGGCTGCGCGCCGAGCTGGACCCCCACCTCCGCCAGGACCTGCGGCGCGGCAGCGTCGTCGTCGCCCTGACCCACACGGGCAACTGGGACCTGACCGCCGCCTGGGCCGTCCAGGAGCTCGCCCCCGTGCTGACAGTGGCCGAGAAGCTGGAGCCCGCAGACCTCTTTGCGCAGTTCCTGGCCTTCCGGCAGTCCCTGGGGGTGCGGATCATCGGGCAGCAGCACGGCCAGCGGGTATTCGACCAGCTGGTGCACGAGCTCCAGCAGGCCCGCTCCCGGGGCGAGCACCTGGTGGTCCCCCTGCTCGCTGACCGCGACCTGTCCAGTGCCGGGGTGGAGGTGGAGCTGTGCGGCCACCCGGCTCGCTGTGCCGCCGGACCCGCTGCCCTGGCCCAGCGGCTGGACCTGCCCCTGTACACCGGCACCATGCACTACGAGCGGCTCACCGGGGAACGGCGTCGGCGGGCGGGCAGCCCTTGGGGCGTGGTGCTCACCGTCCGGGGAGTTCCCGCCCCGGCCGGGTTGCGCGGGCGGGAGCAGGTGGCTGCCCACACCCGTGCCTGGGCCCGGGTGGTGTCCCCGCTGCTGGCCGCCCACCCCCTGGACTGGCACATGCTGCAGGCGGTCTTCACCGCCGACCTGGACCAGCAGCGGCTGGCCCGCCGCCACGCCCAGGAGCAGGCGGCCCCCGGCAACCGCTACCCTGGCCCCGTCAGCGGGGCAGCAGGCCCTCGGCAGGAGGGAGCCGTATGAGGATCGGGATCGTCTGTCCCTACTCCTTTGACGCCCCCGGCGGGGTGCAGGTCCATGTCATGGACCTGGCTGGTGAGCTGCGGCGCCGTGGGC
It encodes:
- a CDS encoding DUF3000 domain-containing protein, which translates into the protein MTTINHQETGVGMTDTPERFQEVLSSLRHAPLPRQMHVEEVPGPARIAPFSAAITASTFHQVDGQEAASGRFVVLHDPASQAAWDGDLRVVVQVRTRIEDSMASDGALGRAAWSWLTDSLEQAGAGYRALVGTVTRVVSDTFGGLELSSASAQAEVRASWSPSTTDLGPHLTAWYATVHLAAGDSPDLALPLTEARTDR
- a CDS encoding carboxylate--amine ligase is translated as MNPGPYGLRRLLRPTTPDEPSQFGRRVARTRSGRPFRLLLLGGDIGALSQARSFYEAYGVPAAVVARAVTPHHTGSSMFDLRYDDGLGTAEGLVRVVNEVAALDPTTLLVSTSFDQYVVELATHRERLAGNVVVPYATAEAISTAVNKVEFSRLAQEVGMTHPRTLVLKGGSGQVPDIDSLGYPLIGKPADGDELEAAGMEGLEKVFVLRERAQVDDLLRRIEECGFTGEFLFQERVPGSDNQMRILTSYRDTAGRLRLCSYGHSVIEEHDPRLRGNPAVIRTGLEPGEVGQQVGRLLERLDWVGYANFDIKVDPRDGAGHVFELNPRLGRSNYYLNVSGTNPVELLVEDWVGEGGQHLELRTDRRGLYLVVPVALALAYGHGVRLAMLASLLSGQVRNPLVKVWAGARRQDLARAWYMTLSTLNQYRRFHRFYPLGQARRERKEAQ
- the cuyB gene encoding cysteate racemase — protein: MSVRQRRTAGVLGGLGPLATIEFMSMVAARTVARVEQEHADLVVTQRSSTPDRTAAILGRGPSPAPVMAADARRLEAAGAEFIVIPCNTASRFLGAVEQAVSIPVLSIVEETLAEVRRRLPQARRIGLMATDGTLSSRVYHDAAAQAGLEVLVPDETTQARVMAMIYEGVKVGRPVPRQELMACVEVLLGAGADAVVTGCTELSVLCSRYGADSGQVVDSLAALARRTVLECGCELA
- a CDS encoding lipid II:glycine glycyltransferase FemX is translated as MGTNPETADRTETLRRVDAKQMRIAAGCTPVAIEQTEAWERFERSQGRPVWGRYLYEEGEKAVATIALYPYKLGGSHFLWAKHGPTWFREQSPQREAHLRRLLVQEVRRREPSVVFIRMHARYQAPDLHELASTITYDRTYVIDLSGKTPEAISDAMPRDGRRGVRRAQRVAQEAGCTIAEETGLSRAEFAEVYEVLAETARRDGFSAHPMQTYWSFLNALGPEHARLFVLRKDGVPHAWDIVTTVGKDAVVPYGASSNESRKFRAAEALDWWVACQLAQEGFRGMDLMGADSARVPELYTVGQYKRRYAQHPTEVDGAWDVPVRPALYQGLLAAKKGRDLARGLRERVLR
- the thrS gene encoding threonine--tRNA ligase, whose product is MAEQPSMNITLDGVPRQVTPGTTGTELFETDREVVAMRVDGEPWDLSRQLPAGAAVEPITLSSPTGLEILRHSCTHVMAQAVQEVFPEVNLGIGPFITDGFYYDFGGIDAVTPELLREIEKRMKRIVKEGQTFRRRDISEQEGRAELADQPYKLELITTKGQGAEASASVEVGAGGLTIYDNVRRDGTVAWKDLCRGPHLPSTRHIGQGFALTKFSSAYWKGDQNGDSLQRIYGTAWASKEDLKAYQERLKEAERRDHRRLGAELDLFSFPEELGAGLPVFHPKGGVLKRVMEDYVRQAHVDNGFLYVGTPHISREGLFHTSGHLPYYADGMFPPMDDDGQAYYLKAMNCPMHNLIFKSRGRSYRELPLRFFEFGTVYRNEKSGVLQGLTRVRSITQDDSHSYCTPEQAPDEVRHLLSFVLTLLADFGLDDFYLEVSTRDEDGRKKEKFIGTDEQWDSATRILEEIAQQCAAEHGLQVVADPGGAAFYGPKISVQAKDAIGRTWQMSTVQYDFNQPERFGLEYTAADGSHQRPVMIHAAKFGALERFIGVLTEHYAGAFPAWLAPVQVRLVPVAEAFDGYVDEVAAQLRAQGLRVETDHSDDRFGKKIRNAAKDKVPFTLIAGGEDVEAGAVSFRFRDGSQANGVPVAQAVAHIARVVAERVNDPAGEKLSRD
- a CDS encoding HIT family protein gives rise to the protein MPAAGTAPFQGAVVDGVRVELPFQHPQAPEPFGRLWTPHRMVYIGGQDKPKDASVSQCPFCAAPGRADEEALVVHRGESAYVLMNLYPYNTGHLLVCPYRHFPDWTQATVQERAEIGVLTARAMEVVRHVAHPHGFNLGMNQGEVAGAGISAHLHQHVVPRWTGDANFMPLIGRTKPVPQLLGEQRELLAQAWDQAPSSSH
- the pgsA gene encoding phosphatidylinositol phosphate synthase; the protein is MLGQHGRSLTKALFTRPALALARLGVTPNMLTVTGTVLTVSIAVATLPQGRFLLGTGLLALAVAGDSFDGILARATGRTSVFGGFLDSTMDRVADGAIFGSLAAWAALHLEAGPLRTTTLALALASVVLAEVVSYTRAKAESLGASAAVGVAERTDRLVVAAVGVVAVGLGAPSWVLTAALGLVAAGSLVTVVQRVATTKRQLDAREAPEAPAAQEAAR
- a CDS encoding phosphatidylinositol mannoside acyltransferase codes for the protein MRRPGVQDAYRLAWRHLGRLPAPVGRGLFNLGADAAWALHRLRGGEPGVGQLERNLARIMPPQSDGALRRASRAAMRSYLRYFYEAFTLASLKPEQLRHRLRAELDPHLRQDLRRGSVVVALTHTGNWDLTAAWAVQELAPVLTVAEKLEPADLFAQFLAFRQSLGVRIIGQQHGQRVFDQLVHELQQARSRGEHLVVPLLADRDLSSAGVEVELCGHPARCAAGPAALAQRLDLPLYTGTMHYERLTGERRRRAGSPWGVVLTVRGVPAPAGLRGREQVAAHTRAWARVVSPLLAAHPLDWHMLQAVFTADLDQQRLARRHAQEQAAPGNRYPGPVSGAAGPRQEGAV